GGTGTTAATGTTGAAAACGCAGCATATCCATCAGGGTTATGTGCTGAAAGAAGCGCTATGTTTGGTTCAGTAGCATACGGTGGAAAAGTTGGACAATTCAAAGAAATCCACATTATTAGTGGTAAAAATGAAATTATTAGCCCTTGTGCAGGATGCAGACAAGTTATGACTGAATTCATGCCTTTAGATGCTAAAGTATACCAATACAGCAATGATGGTAAAAGTGTTCGTGTAAATACAGTGGAAGAACTTGTTCCATTTAGCATTAGAGCTGAAGAAATTACAATTAAATAATTATGAAAATTTGTTTTGCAAGTATATTAGGGAGACCTAATGTTGGTAAAAGTAGTTTACTTAATGCTATTTTAGGTTACAATGTTGCAATTGTAACTGATACGGCTCAAACTACTAGAGATCAAATTACTGGTATTTATACCGATGATGATACCCAAATTATTTTCACAGACACACCTGGAATTCATAAACCTGAAAACAAATTAGGTGAAGCCTTAAACAAAAACGCCTATGATGCAGCTAAAAATGTTGATGTCTTATTATTCCTCTCACCTGCTGATGAAAAAATCGGTAAAGGTGATGAAATGATTTTAAGTAAAATTGCTAATGTTCCTAACAAGATTGCTGTTGTATCTAAAATTGATAAAATCAAAAAACATCCTGAAATGTTAATTGAAAAAATAGATGAATTAAAACAACATGGATTCGAAACTATTATCAGCACAGATGTAAATGATCATAGATCGATTCAAGCTTTAATTAATTTAATTAAAAATTATTCATATGAAGGTGAAATGCAATATGACCCTGACTATTTAACAGATAAATCAATGAGATTTATAGCTAAAGAAATAATTAGAGAATCTGCGATAAATTCATTATATGAAGAACTTCCTCACTCAATTGCTGTTGAAGTTGAAGATTTTATCGAGGAAGAAGACAGATTAACGATTAATGCAATTATTTATGTTAAAAAAGCATCACAAAAAGGTATGGTTATAGGTAAAGGTGGTGAAAAAATTAAACAAATTGGAAAAAATGCAAGAATGAAAATTTCTTACCAATTTGATATCCCTACTACCTTAAACCTTAGAGTTAAAATAGCTAAAAAATGAAATGATGATCCAGAATCACTTGAAAAATTTGGATATTCAACAAAGTAGCACTTCGGTGCTATTTTTCTTTATAACACAAGCTTATTAAGTTGTAGAATTAAAGTATGAAAAGAAAAATGATTTTATTAGGGGTAGTAGTCCAAAGTTTGTGTAATCACATCGGACTATAATTGAATAAATTATATATAATAATACTGAACTTAACTTAGAAAATTATTCTTTTCCTTGTTCAAGTTCGAGTTATTTTGAAGCTTGCAACAATAGCCAACATTTTGATGGAGTTAGGACTATGATGCGAGCTTTTTTCTTTGACATATTTTCTTAATGCTGAGTGGAAATTTTCGCAAATATTGTTTGTGTAAATATATCTCCTGATTCCTATTGGAAAATCATAAAATGTGAATATCTCGTCAAGTGAGTTTTCAATAATTGCAACAGCTTTTCTGTATTTATCTTTATATTTGTTTTTAAATTCCAAAAATCTTTTATAACCTTCATCTTTGTTTTTACCTTTAAATATTAGTTTTAGTAGTTGTGATACTTCATACCTTTTAGATTGTGGTATTGTAATAAGCGCATTAGTCATTTTATGAAATGCACATTTTTGAATTTTAGATGAAGGAAAAACTGAATTAATAACATTATTAATTCCACTAAAATCATCGCAAACAACAACTTGAGGATCATTAATTCCTCTCTTTTTAATTCTGATAAGAATTTTGTTCAATTTTCTGTACTTTCTACACCTGAGGTTTCTATTGATAAAACTTGTTTTTTACCTTCTTTATCTATAGCTATAGCGGTGTATAAGGCTATTTTTGAGCTCTGTTTGACAAAATCCCTTGGATTCTCAACATTTTCTAAAGAATTTAAATATTCACCAGTGAATGGGTTATATCATTTAAAAACTTTATGATATGAAGCATCAATAAATAATGCATAAATATCATTATTTATGTCAAAACTATAAGCGTTGTCGTATTTGTTTTTAATAGTTTTTGAAACTCTCGCAATTATAGAATGTCCTATTCTAAAACCTAATAATTTCTCAACTAAATCTATGGTTTGTTCATATGATAAAAATTGTTGCAATAAATGTGCGATTAGAAATTCAAATTCTTCCTCACATCTTTTATATTTAGCTAATATTTGTGAACAAAAATTTGAAGCATTTCTTAATCTTGGGACATTTATTTGTAGTTTACCATTCAATGTGTATAAGGTTCTTTTAGAATATCCATTTCTATAAATTTTTCCTTCAACTAATTCATATTTATTCATTTCAGTAATATAAGCATCTACTTCATCTTTTAGATTCTCTTCAATTAACTTAGCAACATCTAAGTAATTAACATTAAGTAGAAATGATAATTCTCTCATATCAGCTCCTAATTTGTAAAATTCATTTCTTAATAATTTGTTTCTTTCCTCTAAAATCATAACAAAAATCACTCCTTTTAATATTTGGAGTGATTACACAACATTTGGTCTACTACCTTATTAGGTGCTCTTTCAAGCACAATGTTACCAATTTTTGCTGTTACAGCATGTCAAACAAAAGAATCAAAACAACTTTCTAACGCAGTGTACAAGGGAGAAAAACTTAACAAGAATATTTTTAGTGATTATTTTGTATTAAAAAATCCTAAAGATATAGAAACAATTAATAACACTTGAAATCGTTATGATTCAAGAGATATTGAATCAAAATTAAATGAGTTACTTGAAAAAGAATTTCCTTCTTT
The DNA window shown above is from Mycoplasma seminis and carries:
- the era gene encoding GTPase Era, producing MKICFASILGRPNVGKSSLLNAILGYNVAIVTDTAQTTRDQITGIYTDDDTQIIFTDTPGIHKPENKLGEALNKNAYDAAKNVDVLLFLSPADEKIGKGDEMILSKIANVPNKIAVVSKIDKIKKHPEMLIEKIDELKQHGFETIISTDVNDHRSIQALINLIKNYSYEGEMQYDPDYLTDKSMRFIAKEIIRESAINSLYEELPHSIAVEVEDFIEEEDRLTINAIIYVKKASQKGMVIGKGGEKIKQIGKNARMKISYQFDIPTTLNLRVKIAKKWNDDPESLEKFGYSTK
- the cdd gene encoding cytidine deaminase; this encodes MTFEKLRDLLKYSYAPYSKFPVAAILIDKDGKEFYGVNVENAAYPSGLCAERSAMFGSVAYGGKVGQFKEIHIISGKNEIISPCAGCRQVMTEFMPLDAKVYQYSNDGKSVRVNTVEELVPFSIRAEEITIK